From a single Osmerus eperlanus chromosome 8, fOsmEpe2.1, whole genome shotgun sequence genomic region:
- the LOC134025492 gene encoding putative nuclease HARBI1 isoform X2, producing MSSSPSLATEDSVTSKRSSIGLQMVCNADCVISNVVAKWPGSVHDSRIFRASEIYQCLSQGEFSGVLLGDRGYGCQPFLLTPFTDPQEAQQAYNHAHARTRARVEMTFGLLKARFHCLHKLRVSPVRACDITVACAVLHNVACLRKERAPRVPPAMDWDNPAIFPDDDCGRLLRDQYVLNYFS from the exons atgtcttcatctccttccctggccacagaagactctgtgacatcaaagaggagttctataggattgcag atggtctgcaatgctgactgtgtgatcagcaatgttgtggcaaaatggcctggctcagtccatgactccagaatctttcgggcctctgaaatctatcagtgcctatcacaag gtgaattctctggtgtgttgctgggagacagggggtatggctgccagccttttctcctgacacctttcacagacccccaggaagcacagcaggcctacaaccatgcccatgccaggaccagggccagagttgaaatgacctttggcctcctgaaggcacgctttcactgccttcacaaattaagggtcagccctgttagggcatgtgatattactgtggcttgtgctgtcctccacaatgtggcctgcctgaggaaggagagggcccccagagtgccaccagccatggactgggacaatccggcaatcttccctgatgacgactgtggtcggctgctgagggaccaatatgtgttgaattattttagttag
- the LOC134025492 gene encoding putative nuclease HARBI1 isoform X1, producing MKAQNCVFLSALTMACPFVRDVVDEEALVLRRAFRRERVFRDRLDPLAFPDDHLYERYRFSADGIRYLCRLLGPRIKHRTARSHALSVEQMVCVALRFFASGAFLYSVGDAEQLNKATICRTIRSVCLAIKALADVFISFPGHRRLCDIKEEFYRIAGFPNVIGAVDCTHIRIKAPSGAHEADFVNRKSFHSINVQMVCNADCVISNVVAKWPGSVHDSRIFRASEIYQCLSQGEFSGVLLGDRGYGCQPFLLTPFTDPQEAQQAYNHAHARTRARVEMTFGLLKARFHCLHKLRVSPVRACDITVACAVLHNVACLRKERAPRVPPAMDWDNPAIFPDDDCGRLLRDQYVLNYFS from the exons atgaaggcccaaaattgtgtgttcctttctgctctgacaatggcatgcccattcgtgcgagatgtggtggatgaagaagcacttgtgctgaggagagccttcaggcgagaaagggtcttcagggaccggttggacccactggccttccctgatgaccatctatatgaaagatacaggttttctgcagatggcatcaggtatctatgcagactactgggtcccaggattaagcaccgcactgcacggagccatgcactgagtgtggagcaaatggtttgtgtggccttgcgcttttttgctagtggagccttcctgtactcagtgggggatgcagaacagctgaacaaggccacaatttgccgcacaataaggagtgtgtgtctggctatcaaagcattagcagatgtcttcatctccttccctggccacagaagactctgtgacatcaaagaggagttctataggattgcag gtttccccaatgtcattggtgcagtggactgcacacacataaggataaaagccccctcaggtgcccatgaggccgattttgtgaataggaaatcctttcacagcattaatgttcag atggtctgcaatgctgactgtgtgatcagcaatgttgtggcaaaatggcctggctcagtccatgactccagaatctttcgggcctctgaaatctatcagtgcctatcacaag gtgaattctctggtgtgttgctgggagacagggggtatggctgccagccttttctcctgacacctttcacagacccccaggaagcacagcaggcctacaaccatgcccatgccaggaccagggccagagttgaaatgacctttggcctcctgaaggcacgctttcactgccttcacaaattaagggtcagccctgttagggcatgtgatattactgtggcttgtgctgtcctccacaatgtggcctgcctgaggaaggagagggcccccagagtgccaccagccatggactgggacaatccggcaatcttccctgatgacgactgtggtcggctgctgagggaccaatatgtgttgaattattttagttag
- the LOC134025493 gene encoding uncharacterized protein LOC134025493 isoform X2, with protein sequence MATRAAYFSPSEAQILMEAYEEVKDIIKKKGNTATVIKQREKAWQSIADRLNALNMNGPKRTWQQVKIKYKNILQNAVKKNTHRQGTGGGSPKADLTPAEDMALELNKGRPVLEGIPGGKETSIGSSQDATRFIQVSGSTVFLLEPPAQAPDDADPGEGPSAAATAHDGDDDEEETISLDSRRHEDPDAIQWENQPGNISSQAIRKLYGNHLRRQIELADIDIQYKKKKMENLALESEIKKRTIRKLDLEIKKLERELQEDDTAENKN encoded by the exons atggcaactagagccgcgtacttttccccgtcggaagcacaaatcctcatggaggcatacgaggaggtaaaagatataattaagaagaaaggcaacaccgccacagtgataaagcaaagagaaaaagcgtggcaaagtattgcagaccgcctgaatgc attaaacatgaacgggccaaaacggacatggcagcaggtcaaaatcaaatacaagaacattctgcagaatg cagtgaaaaagaatacccacagacaaggcacgggtggtgggtcaccaaaggctgaccttaccccagcagaggacatggccttggagctaaataaaggcaggcccgtcttagaggggatccctggggggaaagagacgagcataggttcctcccaagatgccacccgcttcattcaag tgtctggcagcactgtgttcctgttagagccaccagcacaagcaccagacgatgctgatcca ggtgaaggccccagtgcagcagcaacagcacatgatggagacgatgatgaggaggagaccatctctctggattccagaaggcatgag gacccagatgctatacagtgggaaaaccagcctggcaacata agctcacaagctatcagaaagttgtatggcaaccacctccggcgccaaatagaactggcagacatagacattcagtacaagaagaaaaagatggaaaatcttgcactggagtccgaaataaaaaagaggacaattaggaaactggaccttgaaataaaaaaacttgagagggag ctccaagaAGATGACACAGCTGAAAATAAAAATTAG
- the LOC134025493 gene encoding uncharacterized protein LOC134025493 isoform X1, protein MATRAAYFSPSEAQILMEAYEEVKDIIKKKGNTATVIKQREKAWQSIADRLNALNMNGPKRTWQQVKIKYKNILQNAVKKNTHRQGTGGGSPKADLTPAEDMALELNKGRPVLEGIPGGKETSIGSSQDATRFIQVSGSTVFLLEPPAQAPDDADPGEGPSAAATAHDGDDDEEETISLDSRRHEDPDAIQWENQPGNISSQAIRKLYGNHLRRQIELADIDIQYKKKKMENLALESEIKKRTIRKLDLEIKKLEREVRYAFNVHCMLTVTQMY, encoded by the exons atggcaactagagccgcgtacttttccccgtcggaagcacaaatcctcatggaggcatacgaggaggtaaaagatataattaagaagaaaggcaacaccgccacagtgataaagcaaagagaaaaagcgtggcaaagtattgcagaccgcctgaatgc attaaacatgaacgggccaaaacggacatggcagcaggtcaaaatcaaatacaagaacattctgcagaatg cagtgaaaaagaatacccacagacaaggcacgggtggtgggtcaccaaaggctgaccttaccccagcagaggacatggccttggagctaaataaaggcaggcccgtcttagaggggatccctggggggaaagagacgagcataggttcctcccaagatgccacccgcttcattcaag tgtctggcagcactgtgttcctgttagagccaccagcacaagcaccagacgatgctgatcca ggtgaaggccccagtgcagcagcaacagcacatgatggagacgatgatgaggaggagaccatctctctggattccagaaggcatgag gacccagatgctatacagtgggaaaaccagcctggcaacata agctcacaagctatcagaaagttgtatggcaaccacctccggcgccaaatagaactggcagacatagacattcagtacaagaagaaaaagatggaaaatcttgcactggagtccgaaataaaaaagaggacaattaggaaactggaccttgaaataaaaaaacttgagagggaggtgagatatgccttcaatgtacactgtatgctaactgtaacacaaatgtattaa